The Coffea arabica cultivar ET-39 chromosome 6e, Coffea Arabica ET-39 HiFi, whole genome shotgun sequence genome contains the following window.
TTACTTTTACGGATCTTTACTCCAAGTTTTCATCCAAAACGGGCCCCGGAAGCGTGAAAAATAAATGGGGTGTGCTTTATTTGCTAAAAACTATCTCTGATGATCGGAAATTGCTGAAAAATCAGTCCATTTCTAGGGTTTCTAATGGATTCTTCGACCCCGCCTCGGTCGGCGGATTGCCGGCATTGTTTGATAGTGAGTTGAGCGACAGAGTTAGTGTTGTTAATGAACATTACAAGAATTTGAGTGATTTGGATGACAAGCATTTTTCGCATAATTTGGGGGGTTCTAgtgataatttgaaaaaattgaggGGTTTGAATAGTTTTGGGAAGGTGGAGAAGAAATGGGGTGATTGTGGTTTCAAtgagaattttgagaaattgagGGTTTCAGGGGAGGGTTCGAGGGGTTTCAAGGGTAGGGAGAATGTGGGCAAGGGTTGGAGTGGAGGGGTTTTAATGGTTTCGAAGGACCCGGAAAATATTCGTCATTTGGCGTATAAGGAGTTTGCAGCATTGTTAAGGGAAGAGAATGAGGTTTCAGAGGAGGCCTTGGTGAGGGATGTGTTGTATGCTTGCCAAGGGATTGATGGGAACTATGTGAAGTTTGATGAGAAAGCTGATGGTTATATGTTGCCTGAGTTAGTGAAGGTCTCAAGAGCAACTCATGTTATGGTTCGGAAGCTTTGTGAGCTTGGATGGTTGTTTAGGAAAGTGAAGGGTTATATTTCAGAAAGTATGGAGAGGTTTCCAGCTGAGGATGTAGGGACTGTTGGGCAAGCATTTTGTGCCGCCTTGCAGGATGAGCTGTCAGAATACTATAAGTTGCTTGCAGTTCTTGAAGGTCAGGCAATGAACCCGATTCCACTGGTTTCGGAGAGTGTAACTTCGGGGAATTATCTTTCATTAAGGAGATTGTCAGTTTGGTTTGCTGAGCCAATGGTAAAGATGAGATTAATGGCAGTTTTGGTTGATAGTTGTAAGACTTTGAAAGGTGGGGCTATGGCGGGGGCAATTCACATGCAAGCCCAACATGGTGATCCACTTGTGAAACAGTTCATGAAAAGATTACTCCGACGGGTGTGTTCCCCTCTTTTTGAAATGGTTAGGAGTTGGGTTCTAGAAGGAGAGCTTGAAGATATTTTTGCTGAATTCTTTGTTTTAAGTCAACCAGTTAAAGCCGAGTCGCTCTGGAGGGAAGGTTACAGTCTGCATTCTGCAATGCTTCCTTCTTTTATTTCATCTTCTCTGGCTCAGCGGATTTTAAGGACGGGGAAGTCAATTAATTTCCTTAGAGTTTGTTGTGAGGATCGTGGTTGGGCTGATGCAGCAGCAGAAGCTGCTAATGCTGCTGGGACTACCACAGGGAGAGGTAATCTTGGTTATGGTGAAACTGATGCACTTGAATCTCTAGTTGCGGAAGCTGCCAAGAGGATTGATAAGCATTTGTTGGATGTTATGTACAATAGATACAAATTCAAGGAACATTGCCTCGCAATTAAACGCTATTTGCTCCTTGGGCAGGGTGATTTTGTACAGTATCTTATGGATATTGTCGGTCCGGAACTGTCTGAACCTGCTAATACAATCAGTTCATTCAAGCTTGCAGGACTACTGGAAAGTGCAATCAGGTCATCTAATGCACAGTATGATGATCCTGATGTACTGGACAGGTTGAGGGTTAAGATGATGCCACATAACACTGGGGACAGAGGCTGGGATGTATTTTCACTGGAATATGATGCCAGAGTTCCACTAAATACAGTTTTTACTGAATCCGTTATGGCTAGATATCTGAGGATATTCAACTTTTTATGGAAGCTGAGGAGAGTAGAGCATGCTCTTATTGGTGCTTGGAAAACCATGAAACCAAACTGTGTTACTTCTCGTTTCCTTGATAAGCTCCCAAATGCTGTTAAGTTGCAGTTGGTTCTGACATCAAGGAGATGCCAAGTTCTTTGGGATGAGATGAATCATTTTGTCGCAAATTTGCAATATTACATCATGTTTGAGGTCTTGGAAATTTCATGGTCCAATTTCTTGAAAGAGATGGAGATAGCGAAAGATCTTGATGATCTACTTCTGGCACATGAGAAGTATCTTTGTTCAATTGTGGAGAAGTCTCTCCTTGGAGAGAGGTCACAAACTCTGAATACaactctttttgttttgtttgatctAATATTGCGGTTCCGCAGTCATGCAGATCGATTATATGAAGGTATTCATGAGTTGCAATCGAGGTACTGTCCTTATCTTTCCATTTATAGTGAATTTTTCTGAAGTTCAATTATTGGTTCTTTTTCTTTGGCTCATTTAACATGTTTGTTACATTTTTCAGAAGCACAGAAACTTCCCTGTCTTCACGTGATAAAACAAAATCTCGGGCCAACAAAAATGACAAATTATCTGAACCTGGGTTGTGGCTTGGTGAAGGCAGGAAGGCTCTAACACAGCGTGCTGGAGAGTTCCTTCGAAATATTGGGAAGGATTTAGATGCAATTGCAAACGAATATACCTCTGTGTTTGACGGGTTCATTTCTCAATTGCCGGTGCAGCAACACATAGACTTGAAGTTCCTCATGTTCCGACTGGATTTCACTGAATTTTATAGTCATCTGCAGTCCAAAACTGGCGCAAAGCTACTACCTTAGCACCCCTGTTAAACAACATTTTACTTTCTAAAGTGTGTAAGATGTATGCTTTCTTTAGTAGTTGCACATCATGTGTGCTTGTAGATAGTCTCTTGGCTGTTGTAGAACAGGCCCTACATTCTGTACATAATTATTTGCTTTCAGGTAATAGTttactctctctctttctctctctctctctttctcgtTTGCTTACTCTGTTGCTTGTTcgtggttttctttctttcagaAGGCATTCTTAAGTTCTTGAGCAGGTGTGTAGCTGCTCTTGGCTGTTGTACTTGAGCTGAAGGTATTCTGCTCTGACTGTCACCAATGTAGAACATAGTGTTCCACGTTTGATTGTTATGTttcattttagtttttcttcttttcatacGGTCAATTTTTGAGCTTGTAAGTCTCTGTAACATAGTTTTCGTTTGGTATGGTAATTAGTAAAGGCGCTGGTAGGTTTATTGCCTTCATGTTTCCATGACTTGTTGGTGATATAATGGTTCCTGTATCGCTTAATGAATTTATTGGTAGCAGTGTGTGGAACTGTATTTGATTATATCTTTGTTTTTTTCTGATGTTGTCAACAGAGAATTTCTTGTGGCCCTTTAAAATCTTGTTGTCTTGTATAAAGTACCCGGCATGGATTGTGCTTTCCAATAGGGAATGCTAAACCATGCTTTATAATGAATTCTGCTATATGTTGATTAGTGGACCATttatttcttttgctgttttaatGCAAATTTGCACGCAATGTGCATCATAACTAAATAGATATATTGTGCATTGAGGAGATTGGTTTGTTGTGACTTGTGAGAACTTGgtctttcttcctttgcttcTATTACTTTTATTACCTATTTCTAGTTGACATTCCCCTGTTGCAAGCTGACATTCAACTGAATCAGAATTAATGGGTCTATACTCCCATTCTAGACGTCCTTAGATTTAAAACATCTTCTATGTAGATCGctttggtgtttttttttttgtttggttgggttcATCTCAGATTTCAACCACCTATGGTTGGTCCATTGAAATATGTATTACCTTCGGACAGTTTGAagcttttgacaaattttggcTACTTTTTATGTATCGGTTGATAAATGAGTGAATCTGAATAATATGCCAGTGTATGTCTTAATGTATTATTAtatgacaaaaaaaatcaatgcTTGTGGCTACAGTTGGATGTAGGTTTTTGAACCTTTTATTCTAATTCTCTTCTTTTTTGATCTCAAGGTTCTGGAAGATCATTTCTCTTTTTGGTTGTCAGGGTTAGGAACAGTGTGTTGCACCATATCTTAGCCTCTTTTATTGCTGTTGTTGACAGTTCTTTTTCCATGTATTGTTTGGGAGTTTGAGTCTGATTAATGGAGAACAGCAGAGTTTTGCACCCTTTTAACGTGCAAGTCTGTACATACCTTTGTCTGACTCGGCAGCATTGTGGAGTTCCAAAATGTTAGGATTTGTACTTTGCATTGTTAGATTTTTGGAATTTGTTAATATCGAAGTGTTTAATGGTTCCTTATGAGGGGCTTTCTAGTTATGTTGTAGTGATGAATGAGATTAAAAAGCGTTGGGTTCAGAGTAGCTTCTGATGGAATATCAACGGAACTAACAATTGCCTATTCAATGTATCGAAGTTCCATAGAAAGGAAATTGCAGTTGAGGATGaattatgtgtgtgtgtgagctTTTAGTTTCAGGTGCTGGATTATTTACTTACGGAATATCTTAATTTGTGTTGAAATATTTTAATCATGTCAAAGATTGTCTAAATTGGTGCTCGCAAGTGGTAAGCATTAGCAAGGAACTAAATCTTCCTTTTCGATAATGTATCAAACTTGTTATGGGGAAATCTGTTGTGTtgtttgaaattgaaatttgagtTGTTCTAGGGCGTCAAGTTAATCCCCCATCAAAGGGCTGCCCAATGACTTCTGTATCAGCAACTGTTCTGCTACTCGATTTACTTTTTGCCAATGCTACTGCTTAACACGCAGCCCCTTCAAGCCTGCATGGAAAACAAACCAGATGCAATTCCAgttataccaaaaaaaaagaggtctATACCAAAACATGAGcaattggaaagaaaatttaaGCAGGGCTTGTGTTAAGAACTAGACAAAAAACTAGTGAAAGTTTGTTACCAAGTTATCAACAATTTCATAAACTCTTAAGCACAGAATTTAAATACTTTGTTTTCTTGATCTCTACGAAATTCATGTATAATTCCTATCAAAACAAAGGAAGCAAATATACAAATAATACCTGTGCATCTACAAGTCATTGAGGAAACAGATTTCCCGCATGGCTAAGCAGAATTTGCAGCAAGCGTGCGATCTCTCCCACAGAATTGAGTTTGTTACTCGCCCAACGTATACTTCTTTCCTGTGAATGGTATGAACTTATTTTCTTCAGCACTAGTTGCATTCTTTTTGTTATCTAGTTCTTCAGAGATCCTCCTTGATTTACTTGGCTGATTACCGACTTCTTCAGGACCAAACACTAGCTTTCCAGCACGCTTTCTGGATAAGGGTTGTGCTTCAGATGCCATTCTATTGCTAGATTCTTTAACTGGCAGTTGGGAAGAGGGAGGAGTAGAAGAAGCTGCACGAGGCACAATACTTGCAGGTTGCTCATCTAATCTTCTGGCAGCACCCACAAACGGCTTGAACTTAGGCTGTTGATCATCATCTTGAGCTGATGTTTGTTTTCCTTGAACCTTTCGGGGATCAGCGTCCATGGCAGCACGCACAACTGATGATGGAGGTTGCTTTTCTGGCTCTTTGTAGTCTAAAGGAGGTGCAAAATCAACCTCACAATCTGTCTCAAAAAGTGAAATAGCATTCGAAGGGTTTGTTTCCAATATGTCAATGTAATACCGGTTATACTGATGAGTGATCATGATGGTATCTCCAGCAGTCACACATGCAAAATCTTTCAGTGCTGTTTCAAGGATTTCTTTAGGATCAGGTAGTTTGATAAAGTTCATCCTATGTGGTTGAATCTTCATAAAACTTCCTCTGGGAAGAGTTACATACTTCAACACCACGATTGAACCCGGATGAATTTGCCAGTTTTTCATCATCCATTCTGGCACGTAAACAAAACCCTCATCCGCACTGAACTCCAGAACCCCACAATGAGAAACTTGTTGAGAGCCACCCTCGTTATCGTCCCGCCCGCCCCTGGTGGTGGTGTTGGTGCTGGCCGCGGCGGCAGCAGTGGTAGTTGGTTTTTTAATCTCAAACACCATGGGGTATTCGATGTTGTCCATATAGACTAAGCGTTCAAGTGCTGAGGGAGGCATTACGATCCTGTTTCCATCTTCGAGATATTCCCTATCCTTGATATGAGAAACCGGAAAACAATTATAAGATTGTTCAAAGTATTCATAATCTTGATCCTGAAAATCTTCCATGGCTGGTTCCATGTTAGATAGAAGATTAAAGCTGAAGTGAATTAATGAGGTTGTTGGACTTGAACGAATCTCTTTTACAGGGTCAGGGAGACTTGCAATTGTACATGTCAGTGCGTCTCGACTGATAAGGTCCCTTTTCCAACTTTTGTTAGAAtcctttgtttcctttttcactTCGGTTTTAGTTTGACGATTTTTTCTGATCTTAAATAGGTGGAACTTAGCTCATTCATCTAAATTCTCCAGTCTCCCAACTAGTTATATTAAATTTGTCCAAACATCAGAACAGttgtatttttataaatttttgcCCATTTTTTATGAAAGGTTTGACTAATATATAGCACATTTGTGAATGCATACTGTCTCATGGTAAATTACATGCAATTTAGATACtcgttaaacaaaaaaaaaaaaaaaaaaaccctttaaTCGTTTAATCATAGTTTTTCAAGATTTTCCCTTCCGAATTTGGAAATAGTTTTCCGTAAAGGAGACTTCAAAACACCGTATTGAGCAGAGATTTTAACCCACCAGTGTCACAGATGGCGTCCGGAGTAGCTAGCGAGGTCTCAGCGTGATTTTGGGAGCGCTTATCCAAGGGGTACCAGCAATTGCAAACCTCCACAATGCGTTGACATGTTCTGGCAAAGCATAATCTATTCCAACTCTTGGACCAACAAGTACATGCTCTGGCCGTGGTCCCTCTAGGAGCTCTAAACCACCTGAGTTACATCCTAGTCTATGTTAGAATCTGTTTAAGAACATCCTAGTCTAGGaagtataaatgtataatactCCCCATAAAAGTTTCACCAGATTTGAGCTTTATCAGTGATGAAAaataggaagaaagaaagaaaaattggaagcTTACCAGGAGTATATAGGGAATGGTTAGACCAATCTGTTGAAATTCCTAATGCTTGACCAACCTTGAGAAACAAATGAGAAGTGTCAATCGGAATAAGGTTGTTGAAGTTGGCATAGTTTAGCGGAAGACATATATTGTCTTAATGAGAATCAGCTTGCTGAATGCAACCTCAGATGTTTCTACAGCTAACAGCTGCAacacatttcttttaatgtCCTGTTGCTTAATACCCCAATATGATTGTCGTTtccgttgttttttttttccttggggaTTCTTTAAACATCTTGTTTTTCAATTCTAGATTAGCACTAAATAATGATACATAAAAAAATTCAGTCTAGATTTTTCTGCTAATAGACTTGTAGAACAATATAGTAGTTTAATCCACACCTCTTCCAGTAAAAGTCGCTAAACTATATTGCCGCACAATAATAATGTTAAAAGTTCCAAGCAGAGGATAGATGCTAGAATGTTCATacaagaggaggaagaagaagttATAGATCACCTTTCCTGGCCCTGTAAGAAGAACAGGCTTCTCAGTGACTATACCTCGACGTTGTTGAATGGTTTTCAGCCCTGAGTTATAATTAAAAGAATTTTGGCATAAGATCTCAGCCATGATAGCTTTTATGATGTTAAGGATATTCATCCAGGAAAAAAGTGGTAGACAATAAATTTTCACCAGAAAAGTTCCTCGTTAGTATCATGATAAAGCAGcaaacatcaaaatttttatttcttttctccaCGTTATTTGGATAACATGTGAATCACTACTTTTTTGGTTACCAAAAAGCATTTCCCTAAGACAAAATCTGAATGAATTCTTCATCAAAAGTCTTCTGCCTAGTTCACATTTGGAGCTTTCAATATTTATTTCACATTTATCTCATCCAAATGCAACAGAAGTGCCTTGGAGTTGGCATTTTGCTTCAGCATAATCCAATATGTTCTACTAATGACTGCTTGAGGTTATAGCTGTCACATGGTATTCCAAGAAAACTTGCTACACTACCATTATAAAttaaatgcaaaatacaaaacaaAGAAACTATAGCAAGAATCGACAAAAGAAAATGCCAATTCAACTTCAGAATTCCAAAATGGTATTACCACTGATTGGGGCACAAGAACGAATTAGCACAGCTGCTCCTGCTCCTTCTCTGTCCGCGACAATATTGAGCATGGTGTGGAGACCATAGCAAAGGTAAACATATGCATGTCCACCAGGTCCAAACTATATTAACCACAAAGAGAAGATATTTACAGCAAAGAAGCCACAGTAAAATATGATAATGGATTCAATCTTATATTTCAGGATATGTTAGCACTAAACGAACAAGGAATAAACCTTAGAGTTAGGCATTTTCCCTAGTAATATCTTCAATTTATTGTATTTCTGAAGTTAAAGAGATCAAGTTGGCTAGGAACTGAGAAAGAATAAGGCCTATCTTGCaaggtccctaatttaattggAAGAATAGGTCATCTGAAAACTGCTAATACATCTGCTAGACTTAAAATTATAGTCTCAAAAGTAGCTTAAAATTGGATAAGTTTTCATGATTGCATCTGATCCACAAGCCAATGCAAACTATTAAGTACACAAAACAAGTCTTATTACCTTGTCATGGCATTATTTGTTAAGACAATACAAGATAACCAAGAACCAGAAATTGAATCTTTAGCCAACACAAACACCTACACACAAAGACATTTTATATGGTCCAAAATCAGAAGCTCTGCTCTTCTGGTATGCAGGTCTACTTAATAAATTATGATTATCACCCTTCTGGACCTCCATCCACATGCATCCATCTTTTTTGTTCTCTTTCATTGCACTTAAATGCCGAGAGGATACTAGCAGGCAAGGATGGCTTAATCCTTAGGCAGTTACATTAAAGGGGAAATGGACAGTTGGAAACATACCCTTCCTGGTATTATTGTAATTGCACAATCCTTATAAGGAATGAGATCTGAAAcctcaaaaagaaaagatgatgaCATGATATTAGGTCAGgaattttgtgttcattattcCCCCAACTGATTCAGCATCTGAAAACATGAAGCAACGGTCACATGGTACTCATAATTAACATATTTTCGTAATTTGCAACTGATCACAATCTAGGCATTTGGAAAGTACAGTGGTATAAAGTTTTGCATCCACCTTGTATTAGGGGTTGGAAATCGTTCATTCTTATGTAATTGCTTACATCTTAGTTATCTCAGTTTTACTTCAAGGCTGCTTTTTCAGGGAACAAGCTTAGTTCAGCCTAAAACTAACTGCTCACTATCGTGTCATTTTACAAAGTAAATAACCGGCTATCCAATTATGCTTCTGTAGTACTATAAGTAAACACAGACCATTTTACAATTACCACATGGAGCAATCAAAGAAGCAGAAAATTATGACTGTTAATGATTCATTATTACAGATTCTTTATTTTAATGATGGGGAGCGAAGGCCAAATGTATTAGTAAGACTGCAGATAGTCGTTTCATCCTATAAAAGTTATCTAAAATCAGGCACGATTAACATGCTCCATTCATTTGCACAAGTAACAGGTAAAGCAGATAGCACTTAAATGGCTATAACAATAAACTTACAACTGGTGCTGTTCTTGCTGTCATGCCAAATCGACCGTGGCAAGCTGAATCATTTGGCCTATAAGCTTCCACCTATAAATcaagtccaaaaaaaaaagtgttaagGCATCCCGTTCTAAGATTGCAGGAATACAAAAATAGATATAGTAATTCACCTCAGTTATCTGAAGAACAACATCGTCTCTTCTGAGGTACTTTCCAAGCAAAAGTGGGGCAAGATCAAGGGCATCAATTTGGTAGAAATCAGGGGACAAGATTGGCCATTTCTCAAAGAATGTAGACAACGAAGAACTGGGATTTAAAtcattatcatcatcatcatctcgAAAGTCAGATTCTGGGATTGTTGAACTGGGGTTAGCCCTGGGATTGACTTTTGCTATCgtcttaaa
Protein-coding sequences here:
- the LOC113694525 gene encoding DNA-3-methyladenine glycosylase-like, encoding MLFLQSKVFSRCLIRPTSSLQSKFPFSSSINSMKDTLIPKKLTKPIKKSTQKTTTATSIIKRKFKTIAKVNPRANPSSTIPESDFRDDDDDNDLNPSSSLSTFFEKWPILSPDFYQIDALDLAPLLLGKYLRRDDVVLQITEVEAYRPNDSACHGRFGMTARTAPVFGPGGHAYVYLCYGLHTMLNIVADREGAGAAVLIRSCAPISGLKTIQQRRGIVTEKPVLLTGPGKVGQALGISTDWSNHSLYTPGGLELLEGPRPEHVLVGPRVGIDYALPEHVNALWRFAIAGTPWISAPKITLRPR
- the LOC113694522 gene encoding gamma-tubulin complex component 3-like isoform X2, encoding MEDDDQKVLDLIKELVHRLLYTSQHPIPSPSASSNPNSSSSSPTTHQYQQALRYALRILSSRMTPSIAPDDAAMAESIKRRLATQGKSSEALTFTDLYSKFSSKTGPGSVKNKWGVLYLLKTISDDRKLLKNQSISRVSNGFFDPASVGGLPALFDSELSDRVSVVNEHYKNLSDLDDKHFSHNLGGSSDNLKKLRGLNSFGKVEKKWGDCGFNENFEKLRVSGEGSRGFKGRENVGKGWSGGVLMVSKDPENIRHLAYKEFAALLREENEVSEEALVRDVLYACQGIDGNYVKFDEKADGYMLPELVKVSRATHVMVRKLCELGWLFRKVKGYISESMERFPAEDVGTVGQAFCAALQDELSEYYKLLAVLEGQAMNPIPLVSESVTSGNYLSLRRLSVWFAEPMVKMRLMAVLVDSCKTLKGGAMAGAIHMQAQHGDPLVKQFMKRLLRRVCSPLFEMVRSWVLEGELEDIFAEFFVLSQPVKAESLWREGYSLHSAMLPSFISSSLAQRILRTGKSINFLRVCCEDRGWADAAAEAANAAGTTTGRGNLGYGETDALESLVAEAAKRIDKHLLDVMYNRYKFKEHCLAIKRYLLLGQGDFVQYLMDIVGPELSEPANTISSFKLAGLLESAIRSSNAQYDDPDVLDRLRVKMMPHNTGDRGWDVFSLEYDARVPLNTVFTESVMARYLRIFNFLWKLRRVEHALIGAWKTMKPNCVTSRFLDKLPNAVKLQLVLTSRRCQVLWDEMNHFVANLQYYIMFEVLEISWSNFLKEMEIAKDLDDLLLAHEKYLCSIVEKSLLGERSQTLNTTLFVLFDLILRFRSHADRLYEGIHELQSRSTETSLSSRDKTKSRANKNDKLSEPGLWLGEGRKALTQRAGEFLRNIGKDLDAIANEYTSVFDGFISQLPVQQHIDLKFLMFRLDFTEFYSHLQSKTGAKLLP
- the LOC113696415 gene encoding uncharacterized protein, giving the protein MEPAMEDFQDQDYEYFEQSYNCFPVSHIKDREYLEDGNRIVMPPSALERLVYMDNIEYPMVFEIKKPTTTAAAAASTNTTTRGGRDDNEGGSQQVSHCGVLEFSADEGFVYVPEWMMKNWQIHPGSIVVLKYVTLPRGSFMKIQPHRMNFIKLPDPKEILETALKDFACVTAGDTIMITHQYNRYYIDILETNPSNAISLFETDCEVDFAPPLDYKEPEKQPPSSVVRAAMDADPRKVQGKQTSAQDDDQQPKFKPFVGAARRLDEQPASIVPRAASSTPPSSQLPVKESSNRMASEAQPLSRKRAGKLVFGPEEVGNQPSKSRRISEELDNKKNATSAEENKFIPFTGKKYTLGE
- the LOC113694522 gene encoding gamma-tubulin complex component 3-like isoform X1; its protein translation is MPQWPSPLNAASPPKSISRVSNGFFDPASVGGLPALFDSELSDRVSVVNEHYKNLSDLDDKHFSHNLGGSSDNLKKLRGLNSFGKVEKKWGDCGFNENFEKLRVSGEGSRGFKGRENVGKGWSGGVLMVSKDPENIRHLAYKEFAALLREENEVSEEALVRDVLYACQGIDGNYVKFDEKADGYMLPELVKVSRATHVMVRKLCELGWLFRKVKGYISESMERFPAEDVGTVGQAFCAALQDELSEYYKLLAVLEGQAMNPIPLVSESVTSGNYLSLRRLSVWFAEPMVKMRLMAVLVDSCKTLKGGAMAGAIHMQAQHGDPLVKQFMKRLLRRVCSPLFEMVRSWVLEGELEDIFAEFFVLSQPVKAESLWREGYSLHSAMLPSFISSSLAQRILRTGKSINFLRVCCEDRGWADAAAEAANAAGTTTGRGNLGYGETDALESLVAEAAKRIDKHLLDVMYNRYKFKEHCLAIKRYLLLGQGDFVQYLMDIVGPELSEPANTISSFKLAGLLESAIRSSNAQYDDPDVLDRLRVKMMPHNTGDRGWDVFSLEYDARVPLNTVFTESVMARYLRIFNFLWKLRRVEHALIGAWKTMKPNCVTSRFLDKLPNAVKLQLVLTSRRCQVLWDEMNHFVANLQYYIMFEVLEISWSNFLKEMEIAKDLDDLLLAHEKYLCSIVEKSLLGERSQTLNTTLFVLFDLILRFRSHADRLYEGIHELQSRSTETSLSSRDKTKSRANKNDKLSEPGLWLGEGRKALTQRAGEFLRNIGKDLDAIANEYTSVFDGFISQLPVQQHIDLKFLMFRLDFTEFYSHLQSKTGAKLLP